Proteins encoded by one window of Micromonospora coxensis:
- a CDS encoding NAD(P)/FAD-dependent oxidoreductase, which translates to MNPKRILVVGAGHVGLYAALRLSKKLSPREAEVVVVDPQPHMTYQPFLPEASAGNISPRHSVVPLRRELRKCKVLVGAVTRIDHARKTAVVQPISGPTREIQYDHVVVAPGSVSRTLPIPGLHEHGIGFKTIGEAIYLRNHVLDRLDVAAATVDPVVRRNALTFVFVGGGYAGIEALAEMEDMARDALRYYPELKPDDMRWVLVEATQRVLPEVDRDMGAYTVQQLLKRNMDIRLDTRLESCVDGLVKLSDGDSFKADTIVWTAGVKPSPMLDATDFPRDDRRRVTCLPTLQVVDGDRVVEGAWSAGDCAAVPDLTKEPGNFCSPSAQHAVRQAARMADNIANVIRGREPVNYKHKHAGSVASLGLYKGVAQVYGVKMTGWPAWFMHRTYHMSRIPSFNRKVRVVVDWTLAFFLKREVVALGQLHDPREEFVEASAPPAPKQPVGAGKPV; encoded by the coding sequence GTGAATCCGAAGCGGATCCTTGTCGTGGGTGCCGGGCACGTCGGCCTGTACGCCGCTCTGCGCCTGTCCAAGAAGCTGAGCCCTCGTGAGGCCGAGGTCGTCGTCGTCGACCCGCAGCCGCACATGACCTACCAGCCGTTCCTCCCCGAGGCGTCGGCGGGCAACATCTCGCCCCGCCACTCCGTGGTGCCGCTGCGGCGGGAGCTGCGCAAGTGCAAGGTCCTGGTGGGCGCGGTGACGCGGATCGACCACGCCCGCAAGACGGCGGTGGTGCAGCCGATCAGCGGCCCGACCCGGGAGATCCAGTACGACCACGTCGTGGTGGCCCCCGGCTCGGTCTCCCGGACGCTGCCGATCCCCGGCCTGCACGAGCACGGGATCGGTTTCAAGACCATCGGCGAGGCGATCTACCTGCGCAACCACGTGCTGGACCGGCTGGACGTGGCGGCCGCCACGGTCGACCCGGTGGTCCGCCGCAACGCGCTGACCTTCGTCTTCGTCGGCGGTGGCTACGCCGGCATCGAGGCGCTCGCCGAGATGGAGGACATGGCCCGCGACGCCCTGCGCTACTACCCGGAGCTCAAGCCGGATGACATGCGCTGGGTGCTGGTCGAGGCGACCCAGCGGGTGCTGCCCGAGGTCGACCGGGACATGGGCGCCTACACGGTGCAGCAGCTGCTCAAGCGCAACATGGACATCCGGCTGGACACCCGGCTGGAGTCCTGCGTGGACGGCCTGGTGAAGCTCTCCGACGGCGACAGCTTCAAGGCCGACACGATCGTCTGGACGGCCGGCGTGAAGCCGTCGCCGATGCTGGACGCGACCGACTTCCCGCGGGACGACCGGCGGCGGGTCACCTGCCTGCCGACGTTGCAGGTGGTCGACGGCGACCGGGTGGTCGAGGGGGCGTGGAGCGCGGGCGACTGCGCGGCCGTGCCGGACCTCACCAAGGAGCCGGGCAACTTCTGCTCGCCGAGCGCGCAGCACGCGGTGCGTCAGGCCGCCCGGATGGCCGACAACATCGCCAACGTGATCCGCGGGCGCGAGCCGGTCAACTACAAGCACAAGCACGCGGGCAGCGTGGCCAGCCTCGGCCTGTACAAGGGCGTCGCCCAGGTGTACGGCGTCAAGATGACCGGCTGGCCGGCGTGGTTCATGCACCGGACGTACCACATGAGCCGGATCCCGTCGTTCAACCGCAAGGTCCGGGTCGTGGTCGACTGGACGCTGGCGTTCTTCCTCAAGCGTGAGGTCGTCGCCCTCGGCCAGCTGCACGACCCGCGTGAGGAGTTCGTCGAGGCGTCCGCGCCGCCGGCCCCGAAGCAGCCGGTCGGCGCCGGCAAGCCGGTCTGA
- a CDS encoding Bax inhibitor-1/YccA family protein, translating into MKTSNPVLARLGQAAERERSAGYAPPGQYGYGQPGIPQQYPGQPGSPVAPAATGTMTLDDVVVKTVALLGILGVSAAAAWVLVPDALLGVAWIGAAMVGLVLGLIISFSRMANPALVIAYAVVEGAFVGLVSKVFETRYDGIVLQAVVATFGVFFVMTMLYKAKVIRATPKFVKGMIAVMAGLFAVMLINFVLFLFGVNTGLRDGSPLAIGFSLVVIVVAALSFVLSFKEVEDGVRMGLPARYSWTAAFGIVVSLVWLYLELLRLISYFQGDD; encoded by the coding sequence GTGAAGACCTCGAACCCGGTGCTCGCCCGGCTCGGCCAGGCGGCCGAGCGGGAGCGTTCCGCCGGGTACGCCCCGCCCGGGCAGTACGGTTACGGCCAGCCCGGCATTCCGCAGCAGTACCCGGGTCAGCCCGGCTCCCCGGTCGCCCCGGCGGCGACCGGCACCATGACGCTCGACGACGTGGTCGTCAAGACCGTCGCCCTCCTGGGCATCCTCGGCGTCTCCGCCGCGGCCGCCTGGGTGCTGGTCCCGGACGCCCTGCTCGGCGTCGCCTGGATCGGCGCCGCCATGGTCGGCCTGGTCCTCGGCCTGATCATCTCGTTCTCCCGGATGGCGAACCCGGCGCTGGTCATCGCGTACGCGGTGGTCGAGGGCGCCTTCGTCGGCCTGGTCAGCAAGGTGTTCGAGACGCGGTACGACGGCATCGTGCTCCAGGCCGTGGTGGCCACCTTCGGTGTCTTCTTCGTGATGACCATGCTCTACAAGGCGAAGGTCATCCGGGCGACGCCGAAGTTCGTCAAGGGCATGATCGCCGTGATGGCCGGCCTCTTCGCCGTCATGCTGATCAACTTCGTGCTGTTCCTCTTCGGCGTCAACACCGGCCTGCGTGACGGCAGCCCGCTGGCCATCGGCTTCAGCCTGGTCGTCATCGTGGTCGCCGCCCTCAGCTTCGTGCTGAGCTTCAAGGAGGTCGAGGACGGCGTCCGGATGGGGCTGCCGGCCCGCTACTCCTGGACGGCCGCGTTCGGCATCGTGGTCAGCCTGGTCTGGCTCTACCTGGAGCTGCTCCGCCTGATCAGCTACTTCCAGGGCGACGACTGA
- a CDS encoding Bax inhibitor-1/YccA family protein → MRSANPVLDRLDDTTRQHRLPTAAGAEAVTVDDVLVRTVGLLLLTVLTAAVAWVVVPQAGWVSAALAGTALAGVALVLVISLRGITHPVPIIGYALLQGVLLGVASRAFELVYPGIVAQAVVGTFGVFLGMALLYRARLVRATPRLARLVVGTLVGLLAVTLVNLVFRLFTGRQGVEVYSLTGEVGWLPYLFSGVAIVAGALSFILDFDQVERSVRAGLPRRYAWLCAFGILVGLIFLYWQILRLLSYLRR, encoded by the coding sequence ATGCGCAGCGCCAATCCGGTGCTGGACCGGCTCGACGACACGACCCGGCAGCACCGGCTGCCGACGGCGGCCGGCGCGGAGGCGGTGACGGTCGACGACGTGCTGGTCCGTACCGTCGGGCTGCTGCTGCTCACCGTGCTCACCGCGGCGGTGGCCTGGGTGGTCGTGCCGCAGGCGGGGTGGGTGTCGGCGGCGCTGGCCGGCACCGCGCTGGCCGGCGTGGCGCTGGTCCTGGTGATCTCGCTGCGCGGCATCACCCACCCGGTGCCGATCATCGGGTACGCCCTGCTCCAGGGGGTGCTGCTCGGGGTGGCCAGCCGGGCGTTCGAGCTGGTCTACCCGGGGATCGTGGCGCAGGCCGTGGTGGGCACCTTCGGGGTGTTCCTCGGGATGGCGCTGCTCTACCGGGCCCGGCTGGTGCGGGCCACCCCACGACTGGCCCGGCTGGTGGTCGGGACGCTTGTCGGGCTACTCGCGGTCACCCTGGTCAACCTGGTCTTCCGGCTCTTCACCGGCCGGCAGGGGGTGGAGGTCTACAGCCTCACCGGCGAGGTGGGCTGGCTGCCGTACCTCTTCTCGGGCGTCGCCATCGTCGCCGGGGCGCTGAGTTTCATCCTCGACTTCGACCAGGTGGAGCGGTCGGTCCGTGCCGGCCTGCCCCGCCGCTACGCCTGGCTCTGCGCTTTCGGGATCCTGGTCGGGCTGATCTTCCTGTACTGGCAGATCCTCCGGCTGCTCAGCTACCTGCGGCGCTGA
- a CDS encoding acetyl-CoA C-acetyltransferase — translation MPIESSRDAVIVATARSPIGRAFKGSLREVRPDDLAATIVQAALDKVPGLDPTQIDDLYLGCGLPGGEQGFNMARVVATLMGLDGLPGATLTRYCASSLQTTRMAMHAIRAGEGDVFISAGVEMVSRYARGNSDTLPPEAQALVGGGWENPRFAEAQARSTRRAQGGAEVWSDPREAGELPDIYLTMGQTAENLAQAYDVTREDMDAFGVRSQNLAEKAIADGFWAREITPVTTPDGTVVSTDDGPRPGVTLEAVAGLKPVFRPDGRVTAGNCCPLNDGAAAVVVMSAQRAQDLGLTPLARIVSTGVSALSPEIMGLGPVEASKQALKRAGMTIDDVDLVEINEAFAAQVIPSYRQLGIAEEKLNVMGGAIAIGHPFGMTGARITGTLLNALEWHDKTIGLETMCVGGGQGMAMVLERLS, via the coding sequence CGCTGCGCGAGGTCCGCCCGGACGACCTCGCCGCGACCATCGTCCAGGCCGCGCTGGACAAGGTCCCCGGGCTCGACCCGACCCAGATCGACGACCTCTACCTCGGGTGCGGCCTGCCCGGCGGCGAGCAGGGCTTCAACATGGCCCGGGTGGTCGCCACCCTGATGGGCCTGGACGGCCTGCCGGGCGCCACCCTGACCCGCTACTGCGCCTCGTCGTTGCAGACCACCCGGATGGCGATGCACGCCATCCGGGCCGGCGAGGGCGACGTCTTCATCTCCGCCGGTGTGGAGATGGTCTCCCGGTACGCCCGGGGCAACTCCGACACCCTCCCGCCGGAGGCGCAGGCGCTGGTCGGCGGCGGCTGGGAGAACCCGCGCTTCGCCGAGGCCCAGGCGCGCTCGACGCGGCGTGCCCAGGGCGGCGCCGAGGTGTGGAGCGACCCGCGTGAGGCCGGCGAGCTGCCCGACATCTACCTCACGATGGGGCAGACCGCCGAGAACCTGGCCCAGGCGTACGACGTCACCCGCGAGGACATGGACGCCTTCGGCGTCCGCAGCCAGAACCTCGCCGAGAAGGCGATCGCCGACGGCTTCTGGGCCCGGGAGATCACCCCGGTCACCACTCCGGACGGCACCGTGGTCAGCACCGACGACGGCCCCCGCCCGGGCGTCACCCTGGAGGCGGTGGCCGGGCTCAAGCCGGTCTTCCGCCCGGACGGCCGGGTCACCGCCGGCAACTGCTGCCCGCTCAACGACGGCGCGGCGGCCGTGGTGGTCATGAGCGCCCAGCGGGCGCAGGATCTCGGCCTCACCCCGCTGGCCCGGATCGTCTCCACCGGCGTCAGCGCCCTGTCGCCGGAGATCATGGGCCTCGGCCCGGTCGAGGCGTCCAAGCAGGCTCTCAAGCGGGCCGGCATGACCATCGACGACGTCGACCTGGTCGAGATCAACGAGGCATTCGCCGCGCAGGTGATCCCCTCCTACCGGCAGCTCGGCATCGCCGAGGAGAAGCTCAACGTGATGGGCGGCGCGATCGCGATCGGCCACCCGTTCGGCATGACCGGTGCCCGGATCACCGGCACCCTGCTCAACGCCCTGGAGTGGCACGACAAGACCATCGGCCTGGAGACCATGTGCGTCGGTGGCGGCCAGGGCATGGCGATGGTGCTGGAGCGGCTGAGCTAG